Proteins from a genomic interval of Streptomyces fodineus:
- a CDS encoding dynamin family protein has product MVTLDVRPQLLDTLSALRDRVAATRFPLPLPGAARARANRDELLAQLDDYLVPRLREPEAPLLAVIGGSTGAGKSTLVNSLVGRRVSEAGVLRPTTLTPVLVCHPDDHQWFSTMRVLPELTRVWANRQDPLDDLLLPAREDSARVLRIETAETLPRGLALLDAPDIDSLVADNRVLAAELICAADVWIMVTTATRYADAVPWHLLRTAKEYDATLVTVLDRVPHQVVSEVSRQYGALLAKAGLGDVPRFTVPELPESAWGAGLLPTTAVAPLKAWLVHHAQDAAARQQVVARTAHGLLDSLKSRIPELAGAAAAQYAAGLRLTSAVDTAYDTEHARVRGRLQSGAVLAGDALKRWRAYPLDCTAGELLDALVESLAALLLCAVTAADERIDETWRHEPAAAAPGLTARDASLESAEHRIGLAVRRWRRELEEYAEDEVRDLERTVALDSEVVAALVATAVLGGRRARSAGEGLAERISAHGALRLRDRAGRLLIEHVDRVLHTERERRLAPLDALEVHPDPQAQLIAALSVLQKER; this is encoded by the coding sequence GTGGTGACCTTGGACGTACGGCCTCAGCTGCTCGACACACTCTCCGCTCTGCGCGACCGTGTCGCCGCCACACGCTTTCCGCTGCCCCTGCCAGGGGCAGCACGCGCGCGTGCCAATCGCGACGAACTCCTCGCGCAACTCGACGACTACCTGGTACCCCGCCTGCGCGAGCCCGAGGCGCCCTTGCTGGCGGTCATCGGCGGATCCACCGGCGCGGGCAAGTCGACGCTTGTGAACTCCCTCGTCGGACGGCGCGTGAGTGAGGCGGGCGTGCTACGGCCCACGACCCTGACGCCGGTCCTGGTCTGTCATCCGGACGACCACCAGTGGTTCAGCACCATGCGCGTGCTCCCCGAGCTGACGCGGGTCTGGGCGAACCGGCAGGACCCCCTGGACGATCTTCTGCTGCCCGCCCGCGAGGACTCCGCGCGCGTGCTGCGCATCGAGACCGCCGAAACCCTCCCGCGCGGGCTCGCCCTCCTCGACGCGCCCGACATCGACTCGCTGGTCGCCGACAACCGCGTCCTGGCCGCGGAGCTCATCTGCGCCGCCGACGTCTGGATCATGGTCACGACGGCGACCCGTTACGCCGACGCCGTCCCCTGGCACCTGCTGCGCACCGCCAAGGAGTACGACGCCACCCTCGTCACCGTCCTGGACCGGGTGCCCCACCAGGTCGTCTCCGAGGTGTCCCGGCAGTACGGCGCCCTGCTCGCCAAGGCCGGGCTCGGCGACGTACCCCGCTTCACCGTGCCCGAGCTGCCCGAGTCCGCCTGGGGTGCCGGCCTGCTGCCCACCACCGCCGTCGCGCCCCTGAAGGCCTGGCTCGTCCACCATGCCCAGGACGCGGCAGCCCGGCAGCAGGTCGTGGCCCGTACGGCCCACGGCCTCCTCGACTCGCTCAAGTCGCGCATCCCCGAACTGGCCGGCGCCGCCGCCGCCCAGTACGCGGCCGGACTCCGGCTCACCTCAGCCGTGGACACCGCCTACGACACCGAGCACGCGCGCGTGCGGGGCCGTCTGCAGTCCGGTGCCGTCCTCGCCGGTGACGCCCTCAAACGCTGGCGCGCCTATCCCCTCGACTGCACCGCCGGGGAACTCCTCGACGCCCTCGTGGAGAGCCTCGCGGCCCTGCTGCTGTGCGCCGTCACCGCCGCCGACGAGCGCATCGACGAGACCTGGCGTCACGAACCCGCCGCCGCTGCCCCCGGGCTCACCGCCCGCGACGCCTCCCTGGAGAGCGCCGAGCACCGCATCGGTCTCGCGGTACGGCGCTGGCGGCGCGAGCTGGAGGAATACGCCGAGGACGAGGTACGGGACCTGGAGCGCACGGTGGCACTCGACTCCGAGGTGGTGGCCGCGCTGGTGGCCACCGCCGTCCTGGGCGGGCGGCGGGCGCGCAGCGCGGGCGAGGGACTCGCCGAGCGGATCAGCGCCCACGGCGCGCTCCGGCTGCGTGACCGGGCCGGACGGCTGCTCATCGAGCACGTGGACCGGGTCCTGCACACCGAACGCGAGCGGCGCCTCGCCCCGCTCGACGCCCTGGAGGTCCATCCCGACCCCCAGGCCCAACTCATCGCCGCGCTGTCCGTACTGCAGAAGGAGAGGTGA
- a CDS encoding GTPase has protein sequence MTAVTDHDHTDHMGHVGQSGHVDHQSAQKDDHSDHAGDMDHGEHIGRRERSGYMEHGRGRGHGPGHEPGEREAGAGPEGLGGSESSDGFGGGGRAEDGAGPVASAVAGAVEDSAEGATDAVTGDVAGEASYEGGDGRHARVGEPRAEADLRPASVLDHESDVQDGDTERGQHARVRDENAPPEADGAWEGRTTEEACAPQEPGEGPGEGKEPACAATEADAPGQAHGTQETHETEEPGGRTGTGAAREPGAPRHAPAREKEAPAAQPPHPRSPYQQQQPQPRRRPSVGLENLKDPLTSGSPVPASASPAAVPLGATPTQDSDPASAEAPWGDGLIARRVTETGTAERASALETTPRAPGSGQTPAPLAYDGPLRSRLDALRELVGLSRTRLDTHTLAEAGRVLDEASARRKLSGQHTVVAIAGATGSGKSQLFNVLAGVAISETGVRRPTTASPIACSWSDGAAGLIDRLGIPGRLRRRPAHNPDSEAQLRGLVLVDLPDHDSAAVEHRKQVDRILKLVDAVIWVVDPEKYADAVLHERYLRPMAGHAEIMFVVLNQIDRLPAEAADQVLDDLRRLLDEDGVALGEYGEPGATVLALSALTGDGVDELREVLGQFVAERGAAARRVSADVDAAGADLQPVYATGRRAGLSEEAREEFAARLADAVGAVAAGEAAERAWLRNAGRACGTPWLRLWRWYRFRGESTTGRIPVRTTQPDEEATARQRVEQAVRTVSERASAGLPAPWAQAVREAAVRGSQGLSEALDELAARAGLPPGRPPRPGWWPAAVLVQAAMTLLQVVGGVWLGGQIVGVMAPNLGVPVLLMLCGIIGGPLVEWGCRMAARGPARRYGQDAERRLREAAAGCGRARVLDPVAAELLRYREVREQYGRVMGSGAVSGAGVK, from the coding sequence GTGACCGCCGTCACTGACCACGACCACACGGACCATATGGGCCACGTCGGTCAATCCGGCCACGTGGATCACCAGTCCGCGCAGAAGGACGATCACTCCGACCACGCCGGCGACATGGACCACGGCGAGCACATCGGTCGCAGGGAGCGCAGCGGTTACATGGAGCACGGGCGCGGGCGCGGGCACGGGCCGGGGCATGAGCCGGGCGAGCGCGAGGCGGGGGCCGGGCCGGAGGGCCTCGGCGGCAGCGAGTCCAGCGACGGCTTCGGGGGCGGGGGCCGTGCGGAGGACGGCGCCGGACCGGTCGCCTCCGCTGTTGCCGGCGCCGTTGAGGACTCGGCCGAGGGCGCGACGGACGCCGTGACCGGGGATGTGGCGGGGGAGGCTTCGTACGAGGGCGGGGACGGGCGCCACGCGCGCGTGGGCGAGCCGAGGGCCGAAGCGGATCTCCGGCCCGCTTCGGTGCTGGACCACGAAAGTGACGTCCAGGACGGGGACACCGAACGGGGGCAGCACGCGCGCGTGCGGGACGAGAACGCCCCGCCGGAAGCCGACGGGGCTTGGGAAGGCCGTACGACCGAGGAGGCCTGCGCACCTCAGGAGCCCGGCGAAGGCCCCGGCGAAGGCAAGGAGCCCGCCTGCGCGGCCACGGAGGCGGACGCACCTGGGCAGGCTCACGGAACGCAAGAAACCCACGAGACCGAGGAACCCGGCGGCAGGACCGGAACGGGTGCCGCCCGCGAGCCCGGCGCGCCCCGCCACGCGCCCGCGCGCGAGAAGGAAGCCCCCGCCGCCCAGCCTCCGCATCCCCGTTCGCCGTACCAGCAACAGCAACCGCAACCGCGCCGACGGCCCTCCGTCGGCCTCGAAAATCTCAAGGACCCCCTCACTTCCGGCAGCCCCGTCCCCGCCTCCGCCAGCCCCGCAGCCGTACCGCTCGGCGCCACCCCCACCCAGGACAGCGACCCGGCCTCCGCCGAGGCGCCGTGGGGCGACGGGCTGATCGCCCGACGGGTCACGGAGACCGGCACCGCCGAACGTGCCTCCGCGCTGGAGACCACGCCCCGGGCCCCGGGCAGCGGGCAGACCCCCGCCCCCCTGGCGTACGACGGCCCGCTCCGTTCCCGGCTGGACGCGCTGCGCGAGCTCGTCGGGCTGTCCCGGACCCGGCTGGACACCCATACCCTCGCCGAGGCGGGCCGGGTGCTGGACGAGGCGTCGGCCCGGCGCAAGCTGTCCGGCCAGCACACGGTCGTCGCCATCGCGGGTGCGACCGGCAGCGGCAAGTCGCAGCTGTTCAACGTCCTTGCCGGCGTTGCCATTTCGGAGACCGGCGTACGACGCCCGACCACCGCCTCGCCCATCGCGTGCAGCTGGAGCGACGGTGCGGCCGGCCTCATCGACCGGCTCGGCATCCCCGGCCGCCTGCGCCGCCGCCCGGCGCACAACCCGGACAGCGAGGCGCAGTTGCGCGGGCTGGTCCTGGTCGACCTGCCCGACCACGACTCCGCCGCGGTGGAGCACCGCAAGCAGGTCGACCGGATCCTGAAGCTGGTCGACGCGGTGATCTGGGTCGTCGACCCGGAGAAGTACGCCGACGCCGTGCTGCACGAGCGCTATCTGCGGCCCATGGCCGGGCACGCGGAGATCATGTTCGTCGTCCTCAACCAGATCGACCGGCTGCCCGCGGAGGCCGCCGACCAGGTTCTGGACGACCTGCGCAGACTGCTCGACGAGGACGGCGTCGCGCTCGGCGAGTACGGCGAACCGGGCGCCACCGTGCTCGCGCTGTCCGCGCTCACCGGCGACGGCGTCGACGAACTGCGCGAGGTGCTCGGCCAGTTCGTGGCGGAGCGCGGCGCGGCGGCCCGCCGGGTGTCGGCCGACGTGGACGCCGCCGGAGCCGATCTGCAGCCGGTGTACGCCACCGGGCGCCGGGCCGGCCTCAGCGAGGAGGCGCGCGAGGAGTTCGCCGCACGGCTCGCGGACGCGGTGGGCGCCGTCGCGGCGGGCGAGGCCGCCGAGCGCGCCTGGCTGCGCAACGCGGGCCGCGCGTGCGGTACGCCCTGGCTGCGGCTGTGGCGCTGGTACCGGTTCCGCGGCGAATCCACCACGGGCCGCATCCCGGTGCGCACGACCCAGCCGGACGAGGAGGCCACGGCCCGCCAGCGCGTGGAACAGGCGGTCCGTACGGTGTCCGAGCGGGCCTCGGCAGGGCTGCCCGCGCCGTGGGCGCAGGCGGTGCGCGAGGCGGCCGTACGCGGGTCCCAGGGGCTGTCCGAGGCGCTGGACGAGCTGGCCGCACGGGCGGGACTGCCGCCGGGCCGGCCGCCGCGGCCGGGCTGGTGGCCGGCGGCGGTGCTGGTCCAGGCGGCGATGACCCTGCTCCAGGTCGTGGGCGGCGTGTGGCTGGGCGGCCAGATCGTCGGAGTCATGGCGCCCAACCTCGGGGTTCCGGTGCTGCTGATGCTCTGCGGGATCATCGGCGGTCCGCTGGTCGAGTGGGGCTGCCGGATGGCGGCCAGGGGCCCGGCCCGGCGCTACGGCCAGGACGCGGAACGACGCCTCAGAGAGGCCGCCGCCGGCTGCGGCCGAGCCCGCGTCCTCGACCCGGTGGCGGCGGAGCTGCTGCGGTACCGGGAGGTGCGGGAGCAGTACGGACGGGTCATGGGGAGCGGCGCGGTGAGCGGCGCGGGGGTGAAGTGA
- a CDS encoding single-stranded DNA-binding protein, whose protein sequence is MNETIVCVVGNVATQPVYREGAAGPSARFRLAVTTRYWDREKSAWADGHTNFFTVWANRQLAVNVSACVEVGQPVVVQGRLKVRTEVRDGQQQWASADIDAVAIGHDLSRGTAVFQRAAKPETALTATRPEPNWETPRPADPQPDGVHQPAPEPAAVT, encoded by the coding sequence ATGAACGAGACCATCGTCTGCGTGGTGGGCAACGTGGCGACCCAGCCGGTGTACCGGGAGGGGGCGGCGGGCCCGTCGGCCCGGTTCCGGCTCGCGGTGACCACGCGTTATTGGGACCGGGAGAAGAGCGCCTGGGCCGACGGGCACACCAACTTCTTCACGGTGTGGGCCAACCGCCAGCTCGCGGTCAACGTGAGCGCGTGTGTGGAGGTGGGCCAGCCGGTCGTCGTGCAGGGCCGGCTGAAGGTGCGCACGGAGGTGCGCGACGGGCAGCAGCAGTGGGCCTCCGCCGACATCGACGCCGTGGCGATCGGCCACGACCTCTCCCGCGGTACGGCCGTCTTCCAGCGCGCGGCCAAACCGGAAACCGCCCTGACAGCGACCCGGCCGGAGCCGAACTGGGAGACACCGCGTCCCGCCGACCCCCAGCCGGACGGTGTGCACCAACCGGCCCCGGAGCCAGCAGCGGTGACGTGA
- a CDS encoding Cys-Gln thioester bond-forming surface protein, translated as MLAAFSGFRRSAGAARLAATTTVSGLVAAGVLSGAGTAVADGTDGTPQTEGGATATLNGLKTYGEAVIHEDGGDQRVAAGLFEMSVDGGGTLQTYCVDLRNPTQRDTPYQESSWSETSLGTNKDAGKIRWILQNSYPQVNDLAALARRAGAGTLTEQDAAAGTQVAIWRYSDHAKVDAVDPQAEKLANYLQKTARDLGEPQASLTLDPPAVSGRPGALLGPVTVHTNASAVTVSPPPDAATSGVRITDKTGKAISSAQNGTRLYFHVPDEPANGTAQLTVQASTTVPVGRAFASDSRSQTQILAGSSESTVSATATATWAAEGAIPAVSARKNCAKGGVDIIAANKGDQPFTFELMGAEHTIPAGTTRTVTVPLQEDQAYDFTITGPHGFSHRITGVLDCKTQGAITTLTARLHNEPSPASVGGTTAPDTNLATTGGSAITPLIAGVAIGFVVIGGAVLVVLRKREQPGD; from the coding sequence GTGCTTGCTGCGTTCTCTGGGTTCCGCCGTTCCGCCGGAGCGGCCCGCCTGGCCGCCACCACGACGGTGTCCGGTCTCGTGGCGGCCGGTGTGCTGTCCGGCGCCGGTACGGCCGTGGCCGACGGGACCGATGGCACACCGCAGACCGAGGGCGGGGCGACGGCCACACTCAACGGTCTGAAGACCTACGGCGAGGCAGTGATCCACGAGGACGGCGGCGACCAGCGGGTGGCGGCGGGCCTGTTCGAGATGTCCGTCGACGGCGGCGGCACCCTCCAGACGTACTGCGTCGACCTCCGCAACCCCACCCAGCGCGACACCCCCTATCAGGAGTCGTCCTGGAGCGAGACCTCGCTGGGTACCAACAAGGACGCCGGCAAGATCCGTTGGATCCTGCAGAACTCCTACCCCCAGGTCAACGACCTCGCCGCGCTCGCCCGCCGGGCCGGCGCCGGCACGCTGACCGAGCAGGACGCGGCGGCCGGCACCCAGGTGGCGATCTGGCGGTACTCCGACCACGCCAAGGTCGACGCCGTCGACCCGCAGGCCGAGAAGCTCGCGAACTATCTGCAGAAGACCGCCCGCGACCTCGGCGAACCGCAGGCCTCGCTCACCCTGGACCCGCCCGCGGTCTCCGGCCGGCCGGGGGCCCTGCTCGGCCCGGTGACCGTGCACACCAACGCGTCAGCCGTCACGGTGAGCCCGCCGCCGGACGCGGCCACCAGCGGGGTGCGGATCACCGACAAGACCGGCAAGGCGATCAGCTCCGCGCAGAACGGCACCCGGCTGTACTTCCACGTTCCCGATGAGCCGGCGAACGGTACGGCCCAGCTGACCGTGCAGGCGTCGACCACGGTGCCGGTGGGCCGGGCCTTCGCCTCCGACAGCCGCAGCCAGACCCAGATCCTGGCCGGCTCCAGCGAGTCCACGGTGTCCGCGACCGCGACCGCCACCTGGGCGGCCGAGGGCGCCATACCGGCGGTCTCGGCCCGGAAGAACTGCGCGAAGGGCGGCGTGGACATCATCGCGGCCAACAAGGGCGACCAGCCCTTCACCTTCGAGCTGATGGGCGCCGAGCACACCATCCCCGCGGGCACCACCCGCACGGTGACCGTCCCGCTCCAGGAAGACCAGGCCTACGACTTCACGATCACCGGCCCCCACGGCTTCAGCCACCGCATCACCGGCGTCCTCGACTGCAAGACCCAGGGCGCGATCACGACCCTGACAGCCCGGCTCCACAACGAACCCAGCCCCGCCTCGGTGGGCGGCACCACGGCCCCCGACACCAACCTCGCCACCACAGGCGGCTCCGCGATCACCCCCCTGATCGCAGGCGTGGCCATCGGCTTCGTGGTGATCGGCGGGGCGGTGCTGGTGGTACTGCGCAAGCGGGAACAGCCCGGCGACTGA
- the ettA gene encoding energy-dependent translational throttle protein EttA, whose translation MAEFIYTMRKARKAHGDKVILDDVTLSFLPGAKIGVVGPNGAGKSTVLKIMAGLEQPSNGDAFLSPGYSVGILLQEPPLNDEKTVLENVQEGVAEIKGKLDRFNEIAELMATDYSDALLDEMGKLQEELDHAGAWDLDAQLEQAMDALGCPPGDWPVTNLSGGEKRRVALCKLLLEQPDLLLLDEPTNHLDAESVNWLEQHLAKYPGTVVAVTHDRYFLDNVAGWICEVDRGRLHGYEGNYSKYLETKATRLKVEGQKDAKRQKRLKEELEWVRSNAKGRQAKSKARLARYEEMAAEADKMRKLDFEEIQIPPGPRLGNVVVEVDKLSKAFGEKVLVDGLSFTLPRNGIVGVIGPNGAGKTTLFKMIQGLETPDSGDIKVGETVKISYVDQSRANLDPKKTLWEVVSDGLDYINVGQVEMPSRAYVSAFGFKGPDQQKPAGVLSGGERNRLNLALTLKQGGNLLLLDEPTNDLDVETLSSLENALLEFPGCAVVVSHDRWFLDRVATHILAYEGESKWFWFEGNFESYEKNKIERLGPDAARPHRATYKKLTRG comes from the coding sequence TTGGCTGAGTTCATTTACACCATGCGCAAGGCGCGCAAAGCGCACGGCGACAAGGTGATCCTCGACGACGTCACCCTGAGCTTCCTGCCGGGAGCGAAGATCGGTGTCGTCGGCCCGAACGGTGCCGGTAAGTCGACCGTGCTGAAGATCATGGCTGGTCTTGAGCAGCCGTCGAACGGCGACGCGTTCCTGTCGCCGGGCTACAGCGTCGGCATCCTGTTGCAGGAGCCCCCGCTGAACGATGAGAAGACCGTCCTGGAGAACGTCCAGGAGGGTGTCGCCGAGATCAAGGGCAAGCTCGACCGGTTCAACGAGATCGCCGAGCTGATGGCGACCGACTACTCCGACGCGCTGCTCGACGAGATGGGCAAGCTGCAGGAGGAGCTGGACCACGCAGGCGCCTGGGACCTGGACGCCCAGCTGGAGCAGGCCATGGACGCGCTGGGCTGCCCGCCCGGCGACTGGCCCGTCACCAACCTCTCCGGTGGTGAGAAGCGCCGCGTCGCGCTCTGCAAGCTGCTGCTGGAGCAGCCCGACCTGCTGCTCCTCGACGAGCCCACCAACCACCTCGACGCCGAGTCCGTGAACTGGCTGGAGCAGCACCTCGCCAAGTACCCGGGCACCGTCGTGGCCGTCACCCACGACCGGTACTTCCTCGACAACGTCGCCGGCTGGATCTGCGAGGTCGACCGCGGCCGCCTGCACGGCTACGAGGGCAACTACTCGAAGTACCTGGAGACCAAGGCGACCCGTCTGAAGGTCGAGGGCCAGAAGGACGCCAAGCGGCAGAAGCGGCTCAAGGAAGAGCTGGAGTGGGTCCGCTCCAACGCCAAGGGGCGCCAGGCCAAGTCCAAGGCGCGTCTCGCCCGGTACGAGGAGATGGCCGCCGAGGCCGACAAGATGCGGAAGCTGGACTTCGAGGAGATCCAGATCCCGCCGGGGCCGCGGCTCGGCAACGTCGTCGTCGAGGTCGACAAGCTCAGCAAGGCCTTCGGTGAGAAGGTCCTCGTCGACGGGCTGAGCTTCACCCTCCCGCGCAACGGCATCGTCGGTGTCATCGGCCCGAACGGCGCCGGCAAGACCACGCTGTTCAAGATGATCCAGGGCCTGGAGACCCCGGACTCCGGCGACATCAAGGTCGGCGAGACCGTCAAGATCTCCTACGTCGACCAGAGCCGCGCGAACCTCGACCCCAAGAAGACGCTCTGGGAGGTCGTGTCCGACGGGCTCGACTACATCAACGTCGGGCAGGTCGAGATGCCGTCCCGCGCGTATGTGTCCGCCTTCGGGTTCAAGGGGCCGGACCAGCAGAAGCCGGCCGGTGTCCTCTCCGGCGGTGAGCGCAACCGGCTCAACCTGGCGCTGACCCTCAAGCAGGGCGGCAACCTGCTGCTCCTCGACGAGCCCACCAACGACCTCGACGTCGAGACCCTCAGCAGCCTGGAGAACGCGCTGCTGGAGTTCCCCGGCTGCGCCGTCGTCGTCTCCCACGACCGGTGGTTCCTCGACCGTGTCGCCACGCACATCCTCGCCTACGAGGGTGAGTCGAAGTGGTTCTGGTTCGAGGGCAACTTCGAGTCGTACGAGAAGAACAAGATCGAGCGGCTGGGCCCGGACGCCGCGCGTCCGCACCGCGCCACCTACAAGAAGCTGACCCGGGGCTGA
- a CDS encoding acyl-CoA thioesterase — MRHIYRCPLRWSDMDAYGHVNNAIFLRYLEEARIDFLSLRGTESKQGSVVARHEIDYKRQLVHRPTPVDIELWVTQIRAASFTVSYEVKDADAIYVKAATVVVPFDFETQHPRRITDAEREFLEKYRDDAEEAVAA, encoded by the coding sequence TTGCGCCACATCTACCGCTGCCCGCTGCGCTGGTCGGACATGGACGCGTACGGACATGTCAACAACGCGATCTTCCTCCGCTATCTGGAGGAGGCGCGCATCGACTTCCTGTCCCTGCGGGGCACGGAGTCCAAGCAGGGGTCCGTGGTGGCGCGCCATGAGATCGACTACAAGCGCCAGCTCGTCCACCGGCCCACCCCCGTGGACATCGAGCTGTGGGTCACGCAGATCAGGGCCGCGTCCTTCACCGTCTCCTACGAGGTGAAGGACGCGGACGCGATCTACGTCAAGGCCGCCACCGTGGTCGTCCCGTTCGACTTCGAGACACAGCACCCGCGCCGGATAACCGACGCGGAGCGGGAGTTCCTCGAGAAGTACCGGGACGACGCCGAGGAGGCCGTCGCCGCATGA